Proteins from one Xenorhabdus griffiniae genomic window:
- a CDS encoding sensor histidine kinase, producing MISLKKWRLFPRSLRQLVVMAFWLVLLPLLVLAYQAYQSLDQLSTQAAEINRSTLVDARRSEAMVSVALEMERSYRQYCVLGDSRLEKLYQRQYRQYMNMLGNQMAMLANAEYTKKFNELLSGLSNIACSNGAPEATSSKLLEEFSRANNLLVQETRNIIFSRGEQLQKDIADKGQFFGWQSLILFLLSAFLITLFTRMIIGPVKGIERMINRLGEGQSLENQIDSFKGPRELRSLAQRIIWLSERLSWLESQRHEFLRHISHELKTPLASMREGTELLADEIAGPLTADQREVVSILDSSSRHLQQLIEQLLEYNRKLADGAAEHQIVSLKEIVNSVVLSHQLPARTKNIHTEIQLDMDYCWAEPGLLTRVIDNLYSNAVHYGAESGNIWIASRQVGKNLQIDIANTGTPIPELEKSMIFEPFYQGKLQRKGAVKGSGLGLSIAQDCIKQMQGALCLVESEFADVCFRIELPLTAEND from the coding sequence ATGATTTCTTTGAAAAAATGGCGTTTATTTCCACGCTCATTGCGCCAGTTGGTTGTCATGGCTTTCTGGTTAGTGTTATTACCGCTCTTGGTTTTGGCTTATCAGGCTTATCAAAGTCTTGATCAGCTTAGTACCCAGGCTGCTGAGATTAATCGTTCAACGCTGGTGGACGCTCGCCGTAGCGAAGCAATGGTTAGCGTCGCCCTTGAGATGGAGCGTAGTTACCGCCAATACTGTGTATTAGGTGATAGTCGGTTAGAAAAGCTTTATCAACGCCAATATCGGCAATACATGAATATGCTTGGTAATCAGATGGCGATGCTAGCTAATGCAGAGTATACAAAGAAATTCAATGAATTATTGTCGGGCTTGAGCAACATTGCCTGTAGTAATGGGGCGCCAGAAGCAACGTCTTCTAAATTACTTGAAGAATTTTCCAGGGCGAATAATCTTTTGGTACAGGAAACCCGTAATATTATTTTTAGCCGTGGTGAACAACTGCAAAAAGATATCGCCGACAAAGGGCAATTTTTCGGTTGGCAGAGCCTTATTTTATTCTTGTTAAGTGCTTTCTTGATAACCTTGTTTACACGTATGATCATTGGGCCAGTAAAAGGCATTGAACGGATGATCAATCGGCTTGGAGAAGGGCAATCATTGGAAAATCAGATTGATTCCTTTAAAGGACCACGGGAATTGCGATCATTGGCTCAACGCATTATTTGGCTGAGTGAGCGTTTATCCTGGCTTGAGTCTCAGCGTCATGAGTTTTTACGCCATATTTCCCACGAACTGAAAACCCCTCTGGCAAGTATGCGTGAAGGAACGGAGCTATTGGCTGATGAAATTGCTGGACCTCTGACAGCAGATCAAAGGGAAGTTGTCAGTATCTTGGATAGTAGTAGCAGGCATTTACAGCAGCTTATTGAGCAATTACTGGAATATAACCGCAAATTAGCGGATGGCGCTGCCGAACATCAGATTGTTTCTTTAAAAGAAATTGTGAATAGTGTCGTATTATCACACCAACTGCCGGCACGGACAAAAAATATTCATACGGAAATTCAATTGGATATGGATTATTGTTGGGCAGAGCCTGGCTTACTAACACGGGTGATTGATAATCTCTATTCCAATGCAGTGCACTATGGCGCTGAATCCGGTAACATTTGGATCGCGAGTCGGCAAGTGGGGAAAAACCTTCAAATTGACATTGCCAATACAGGAACGCCTATCCCAGAGTTAGAGAAAAGTATGATCTTCGAGCCATTTTACCAAGGAAAACTGCAACGAAAAGGCGCAGTTAAAGGAAGCGGTCTTGGTTTGAGTATCGCGCAAGATTGCATTAAACAAATGCAGGGGGCGCTTTGCCTGGTAGAATCCGAATTTGCTGATGTATGTTTTCGAATTGAACTGCCATTAACCGCAGAGAATGACTAA
- a CDS encoding DUF4225 domain-containing protein: MPKYIVHTLDDFITYEAKLRRTTDLAARYILDDPGAKARYRKEINDVIEDIRRDYNNNQGNIEKKRELVRELKYEYESEEEAYQQARRLDYGKYKLTEIFEDTGVIKYAKTTGKILGGVVQFVGGRYVFNVGKALGPAGTYSNMRRIGMLAMATGASNTIEAISPIVYEYTNGKYDLGNPLKDLTEYAFVNLGANEGMGEFSYDIVDFGVSSYLTFGAYRRVNASKRLLNSWIDGNSSNRLYRAIKQDYKRKWETMNKPMFILQGENTIRKFNLIINEDEGK; encoded by the coding sequence ATGCCTAAATATATTGTACATACATTAGATGATTTTATTACTTATGAAGCTAAGCTGAGAAGAACAACTGATCTTGCCGCTCGATATATATTAGATGATCCTGGAGCTAAGGCTAGATATCGTAAAGAAATAAACGATGTAATTGAAGACATAAGAAGAGATTATAATAATAATCAGGGAAATATAGAAAAAAAGAGAGAATTAGTTAGAGAGCTTAAGTATGAATACGAAAGTGAAGAGGAAGCATATCAACAAGCTAGGCGACTTGATTATGGAAAATATAAATTAACAGAAATTTTTGAAGATACGGGAGTAATAAAATATGCTAAAACAACAGGAAAGATTTTAGGTGGTGTAGTTCAATTTGTCGGTGGACGCTATGTTTTTAACGTTGGAAAGGCTTTAGGCCCAGCAGGTACATATTCAAATATGAGAAGAATAGGTATGCTTGCTATGGCTACAGGAGCAAGTAATACAATTGAAGCAATCTCCCCTATTGTATACGAATATACTAATGGGAAGTATGATCTTGGAAATCCTTTAAAAGATCTTACTGAATATGCATTTGTAAATTTGGGCGCTAATGAAGGAATGGGAGAATTCTCATATGATATTGTTGACTTTGGGGTAAGTTCATATTTAACTTTTGGGGCATATAGAAGAGTAAATGCTTCTAAAAGACTTCTTAATAGTTGGATTGATGGTAATTCATCTAATAGATTATATAGGGCTATAAAACAAGATTATAAGCGAAAATGGGAGACGATGAATAAACCTATGTTTATTTTACAAGGAGAAAATACCATTCGTAAATTTAATTTGATTATAAATGAAGATGAAGGAAAGTGA
- the qseG gene encoding two-component system QseEF-associated lipoprotein QseG: MYNRFTYRFMTETEQQNIVTNPMKKMVVRPSILVRASALRLRAILLLCVPYLLAGCVKTSGSDNLTTLAQSILPEQNVTDYRLKDCDVIWDITKPAAMENGLYWLRFIDCTDRLTSSEARETAKRFAPETPTDWQQVLKQSILIGRATSVLAERRKTVENFNQYSAQFPIGLRPLLQLWREQQYLKINLAEERAKFQRFQFDSDNKIDRLKETRARLEYELHSMSRKLENLTDIERQLSSRKQEQSSVATPNTNTSPDNKAELKEKPATNADTKAEANPSEEKLEEKGAE; the protein is encoded by the coding sequence ATGTATAACAGGTTTACTTACCGCTTTATGACGGAGACGGAACAGCAAAATATTGTGACTAACCCAATGAAAAAAATGGTGGTCAGGCCATCTATCTTGGTACGTGCTTCGGCCCTGCGCTTGCGGGCGATATTGCTATTGTGCGTTCCCTATTTGCTGGCAGGATGCGTTAAAACGAGTGGTTCAGACAATTTGACAACCCTGGCGCAGTCTATCCTGCCAGAACAAAATGTTACCGATTATCGTCTTAAGGATTGTGATGTAATCTGGGATATCACAAAGCCTGCGGCGATGGAAAACGGACTTTATTGGTTGAGATTTATCGATTGTACGGATCGGTTGACTTCGTCAGAAGCTCGTGAGACGGCGAAACGGTTTGCTCCAGAGACGCCGACTGATTGGCAGCAAGTGCTTAAGCAAAGTATTTTAATTGGCAGGGCGACTTCTGTATTAGCTGAACGCCGGAAAACGGTGGAAAACTTTAATCAGTATAGTGCACAATTTCCTATCGGTTTACGGCCATTACTTCAACTGTGGCGTGAGCAGCAATATCTGAAAATTAATCTTGCTGAAGAAAGAGCCAAATTCCAGCGCTTCCAGTTTGACAGTGATAACAAAATTGATCGTCTGAAAGAAACACGAGCACGTTTAGAATATGAGCTTCATTCAATGTCCCGCAAACTCGAAAATTTAACCGATATTGAACGCCAACTTTCCTCCCGTAAACAAGAACAAAGTAGCGTTGCTACTCCTAATACGAACACGTCACCGGATAATAAAGCAGAACTGAAAGAGAAACCCGCCACAAACGCGGATACTAAAGCGGAAGCCAATCCTTCAGAAGAAAAATTAGAAGAAAAAGGAGCTGAATAA
- the glrR gene encoding two-component system response regulator GlrR, whose translation MTVRNSAHLLLVDDDPGLLKLLGMRLTSEGFRVTTAESGHEALRILAREKVDLVISDLRMDEMDGMALFAEIQKQHPGMPVIILTAHGSIPDAVAATQQGVFSFLTKPVDRDALYKAIDDALELSTPAIDGQWSEKIVTRSPLMLRLLEQAKMVAQSDVSVLINGQSGTGKEVLAQAIHRASPRAKKPFIAINCGALPEQLLESELFGHAKGAFTGAVSSREGLFLAAQGGTLFLDEIGDMPMALQVKLLRVLQERKIRPLGSNRDIDIDVRIISATHRDLPKAMQRNEFREDLYYRLNVVNLKIPALNERAEDIPLLANHLLRDAAKRHKPFVRSFSTTAMKCLMAASWPGNVRQLVNVIEQCVALTMAPVISDALVTQALEGENTALPTFVEARGQFELNYLRKLLQITKGNVTHAARMAGRNRTEFYKLLARHELDANDFKE comes from the coding sequence ATGACAGTACGCAATTCCGCCCATCTTCTTTTAGTTGATGATGATCCCGGCTTGTTAAAACTATTGGGAATGCGTTTGACCAGTGAAGGCTTTCGTGTCACGACCGCAGAGAGTGGTCATGAAGCGTTACGCATACTGGCGAGAGAAAAAGTAGATTTAGTGATCAGTGACTTACGCATGGATGAAATGGATGGTATGGCACTGTTTGCTGAGATCCAGAAACAGCATCCCGGTATGCCGGTCATTATTCTGACTGCGCATGGTTCTATTCCTGATGCGGTGGCAGCAACGCAGCAAGGTGTATTTAGTTTTCTGACCAAGCCTGTTGATCGTGACGCACTTTATAAAGCGATTGATGATGCGCTGGAACTCTCAACGCCAGCCATTGATGGGCAATGGAGCGAGAAAATTGTTACCCGAAGCCCTTTGATGTTGCGTTTGCTGGAACAGGCAAAGATGGTGGCTCAATCCGATGTGAGTGTTCTGATTAATGGGCAAAGCGGAACCGGTAAAGAGGTATTGGCGCAAGCTATTCATCGGGCAAGTCCCAGAGCGAAGAAGCCTTTTATTGCTATTAACTGTGGCGCCTTACCTGAGCAATTACTTGAATCTGAATTATTTGGTCATGCCAAAGGCGCGTTTACAGGCGCGGTCAGCAGTCGGGAAGGGTTATTTTTAGCGGCGCAAGGAGGAACATTATTCCTTGATGAAATCGGCGATATGCCGATGGCGTTGCAAGTTAAACTTTTGCGAGTGCTACAGGAGCGCAAGATCCGTCCATTGGGGAGTAATCGGGATATCGACATTGATGTCAGAATTATTTCGGCAACCCACCGTGATCTGCCTAAGGCCATGCAACGTAATGAGTTTCGGGAAGATCTCTATTATCGATTGAACGTTGTTAATTTGAAAATTCCTGCCTTGAACGAACGCGCAGAAGATATCCCTCTATTGGCTAATCATCTGTTACGTGACGCTGCCAAACGCCATAAGCCTTTTGTGCGCAGTTTTTCCACTACGGCCATGAAATGCCTGATGGCAGCAAGTTGGCCGGGCAATGTTCGTCAATTGGTTAATGTCATCGAACAGTGTGTGGCATTGACGATGGCTCCGGTCATCAGTGATGCTCTGGTTACTCAGGCATTGGAAGGGGAAAATACGGCATTGCCGACATTCGTGGAAGCCCGTGGTCAGTTTGAGCTGAATTACCTGCGTAAATTGTTGCAGATAACCAAAGGTAATGTGACCCATGCCGCTCGTATGGCAGGGCGGAACCGGACAGAGTTTTATAAATTGCTGGCACGCCACGAGCTGGATGCTAACGATTTTAAGGAATAA
- a CDS encoding M48 family metalloprotease has product MKIKALVAVAVSAALLTGCKNIDQGMLAHSGMQLFQAATLSDSDVKQLSNQACKDMDAQNKIAPASSQYTKRLNKIAKALGSEVNGTSVNYKVYLTKDVNAWAMANGCVRVYSGLMDMMNDNEVEGVLGHEMGHVALGHTRKAMQVAYATVAARTAAASAGGVAAQLSDSQLAALGQKLINSQFSQHQESQADDFSYDLMKKRNIKTEGLATSFEKLAKLGSGETSMFDSHPPSQERAQHVRDRIAADKK; this is encoded by the coding sequence ATGAAAATTAAGGCTCTTGTTGCAGTCGCTGTTTCTGCTGCACTTCTGACAGGTTGTAAGAATATTGATCAGGGAATGCTGGCTCATTCTGGAATGCAATTATTCCAGGCAGCAACACTAAGTGATTCTGATGTCAAACAGTTATCTAACCAAGCATGTAAGGATATGGATGCACAGAATAAAATTGCGCCGGCATCCAGCCAATACACTAAACGTCTGAACAAAATCGCCAAAGCATTAGGTAGCGAAGTTAACGGTACATCAGTTAACTATAAAGTTTATCTGACTAAGGATGTGAATGCATGGGCAATGGCTAATGGTTGTGTGCGTGTATACAGCGGCCTGATGGATATGATGAACGACAACGAAGTCGAAGGTGTTCTGGGCCATGAAATGGGTCACGTTGCACTGGGTCACACCCGTAAAGCAATGCAGGTTGCTTATGCGACCGTTGCTGCACGTACCGCAGCGGCATCAGCCGGTGGTGTCGCCGCACAACTGAGCGATTCTCAGCTCGCAGCTCTGGGTCAAAAGCTGATCAACTCACAGTTCTCACAACATCAGGAAAGTCAGGCTGATGACTTCTCTTATGATCTGATGAAAAAACGCAATATCAAAACTGAAGGTTTAGCAACCAGCTTCGAGAAACTGGCTAAACTGGGCAGCGGTGAAACCAGCATGTTTGATTCACACCCACCGTCACAGGAACGTGCTCAACACGTTCGCGATCGTATCGCCGCAGATAAGAAATAA
- the glnB gene encoding nitrogen regulatory protein P-II, with product MKKIDAIIKPFKLDDVREALAEVGITGMTVTEVKGFGRQKGHTELYRGAEYMVDFLPKVKIEIIVPDDIVDTCVETIMQVAQTGKIGDGKIFVFDVARVVRIRTGEQDEEAI from the coding sequence ATGAAAAAGATTGATGCAATTATCAAACCTTTCAAGCTGGATGATGTGCGTGAAGCGCTGGCTGAAGTGGGTATCACTGGTATGACGGTGACAGAAGTGAAAGGGTTTGGCCGTCAGAAAGGGCATACTGAACTGTATCGCGGCGCAGAATATATGGTGGATTTTCTGCCAAAGGTAAAAATAGAAATTATCGTACCGGATGATATTGTTGATACCTGCGTCGAAACAATCATGCAGGTTGCACAAACAGGCAAAATTGGCGATGGCAAAATTTTTGTTTTCGATGTTGCCCGTGTTGTACGTATCCGTACCGGTGAGCAGGACGAAGAAGCGATTTAA
- the glyA gene encoding serine hydroxymethyltransferase has product MLKREMNIANYDPELWQAMEQEVCRQEEHIELIASENYTSPRVMQAQGSQLTNKYAEGYPGKRYYGGCEYVDVVEQLAIDRAKALFGADYANVQPHSGSQANAAVYMTLLKPGDTVLGMNLVHGGHLTHGSPVNFSGKLYNIVPYGIDENGKIDYDDIRNQAQKHQPKMIIGGFSAYSGVVDWAKMREIADEIGAYLFVDMAHVAGLVAAGVYPNPVPHAHVVTTTTHKTLAGPRGGLILAKGGDEEFYKKLNSSVFPGSQGGPLMHVIAGKAVALKEAMEPEFKAYQHQVAKNAKVMVEVFLQRGYKVVSGETENHLFLLDLVDKDITGKDADAALGRANITVNKNSVPNDPRSPFVTSGIRIGTPAITRRGFKEAESRELAGWMCDVLDNINDEATIESVKQKVLDICAKYPVYA; this is encoded by the coding sequence ATGTTAAAGCGTGAAATGAATATTGCGAATTACGATCCCGAACTGTGGCAAGCGATGGAACAGGAAGTTTGTCGTCAAGAAGAACACATTGAATTGATTGCTTCTGAAAACTACACCAGCCCAAGAGTAATGCAGGCACAAGGCTCTCAGCTGACTAACAAGTATGCGGAAGGTTACCCGGGTAAACGTTACTACGGTGGCTGTGAGTATGTTGATGTGGTTGAGCAGCTTGCGATTGACCGCGCCAAAGCATTGTTTGGCGCAGATTATGCTAATGTCCAGCCACACTCTGGTTCTCAGGCAAATGCTGCGGTGTATATGACACTGCTAAAACCCGGCGATACGGTTTTAGGGATGAATCTGGTGCACGGTGGCCATCTGACTCACGGCTCCCCAGTTAACTTCTCTGGCAAACTTTATAATATCGTGCCTTATGGTATTGATGAAAATGGCAAAATCGATTACGACGATATTCGTAATCAAGCGCAAAAACATCAGCCTAAAATGATCATCGGCGGCTTTTCTGCCTATTCTGGTGTTGTCGATTGGGCGAAGATGCGTGAAATTGCGGATGAAATCGGTGCTTATCTGTTCGTTGACATGGCTCACGTAGCAGGTCTGGTTGCCGCAGGGGTGTATCCAAACCCAGTTCCTCATGCACATGTTGTCACAACCACAACGCACAAAACATTGGCTGGCCCACGTGGTGGCTTGATTTTGGCGAAGGGGGGTGATGAAGAGTTTTACAAGAAACTGAATTCCTCTGTTTTCCCTGGTTCCCAGGGTGGGCCGTTAATGCATGTTATTGCTGGTAAGGCAGTTGCATTGAAAGAAGCGATGGAGCCTGAATTCAAAGCCTACCAACACCAAGTTGCCAAGAATGCGAAAGTGATGGTAGAAGTATTCCTGCAACGCGGTTACAAAGTGGTTTCTGGAGAAACCGAAAACCATTTGTTCTTGCTGGATCTGGTGGACAAAGACATTACGGGTAAAGATGCTGATGCGGCCTTGGGACGTGCCAATATCACCGTGAACAAAAACAGCGTACCTAATGATCCACGCAGCCCATTCGTCACCTCTGGTATCCGTATCGGCACGCCTGCAATTACCCGCCGTGGCTTCAAGGAAGCAGAATCCCGTGAACTGGCTGGCTGGATGTGTGATGTGCTGGATAACATCAATGATGAAGCAACCATTGAAAGTGTTAAGCAAAAGGTATTAGATATCTGCGCAAAATATCCGGTCTACGCATAA
- a CDS encoding Hcp family type VI secretion system effector: MANVIYLEINGDNQGLISQGCSTIDSICNKYQKGHENEILVYEFSSDMSRDQNVNYQPIDIRKPIDKSSPLLSQALTKNEKLTCIFHFYRTSMQGGLELYYKVKLTGATLVRLNCFYPNSVTHNDVQPQESVSIKYESITWEHVMAGTSAYSIWEDRVY; this comes from the coding sequence ATGGCAAATGTTATTTACTTAGAAATTAATGGGGATAATCAAGGGTTGATATCACAAGGATGCTCTACTATAGATTCCATCTGTAATAAATATCAAAAAGGACATGAAAATGAAATTTTGGTTTATGAATTCTCATCCGATATGTCAAGAGATCAAAATGTCAATTATCAACCTATTGACATTAGAAAACCAATTGATAAGTCATCTCCTTTATTATCTCAAGCCTTAACTAAAAATGAAAAGTTGACATGTATTTTCCATTTCTATAGGACATCAATGCAAGGTGGGTTGGAACTTTATTACAAAGTAAAACTGACAGGAGCTACATTAGTTCGATTAAATTGTTTTTATCCAAATTCGGTTACTCATAATGATGTTCAGCCACAGGAAAGCGTATCTATAAAATATGAATCGATAACTTGGGAACATGTGATGGCAGGAACCAGTGCGTACAGCATTTGGGAAGATAGAGTATATTGA
- a CDS encoding NAD+ synthase: MSRTLNIALAQLNWLVGDIEGNSERMLQTVREQQAKGADLVMFSELALSGYFPEDLLFRSDLHQRCHEQLVRLQQASAQVGILVGHPWQQDGKLFNALSLFWRGEIVARYFKQLLPNYGVFDEERYFDAGDQNCVIPFKGYNLGLLICEDLWFDAPIDALKQAGAEIVLSINASPYNREKPNIRSTLIKSHCQRTHLPIIYLNQVGGQDQLIFDGCSKVFDANGEITHRMAAFEEQVEQCRFNEMNIEPMANPIPQLPPLAQIYKALVLSVRDYVQKNGFKGALLGLSGGIDSGLTLAIAVDALGKDHVQAVMMPFRYTSEISIHDAREQAELLGVEFDVVSIEPMFDAFMAQLDPMFAGTEKDTTEENLQARCRAVILMAMSNKRRRLVLTTSNKSESAVGYSTLYGDMAGGFNALKDVPKTMVFALAKYRNTVSPAIPQRVIDRPPSAELAPNQLDQDSLPPYDILDAILEGYVEKDKSVADLVSEGFDEAIVRKVIRLVDINEYKRRQAPIGPRITPRDFGKDRRYPITSGFGRNNW; this comes from the coding sequence ATGAGTCGTACTCTTAATATCGCTCTTGCCCAGTTAAATTGGTTGGTAGGAGACATTGAAGGTAACAGCGAACGTATGTTGCAGACAGTTCGGGAGCAGCAGGCAAAAGGCGCTGATCTGGTTATGTTTTCTGAGCTGGCGCTGTCTGGCTATTTTCCTGAAGATTTGTTATTCCGTTCTGATTTACATCAGCGTTGCCATGAACAATTGGTACGTTTGCAACAGGCAAGCGCTCAGGTTGGTATCTTGGTAGGGCATCCGTGGCAACAGGATGGCAAACTTTTCAACGCACTTTCCCTGTTTTGGCGAGGGGAAATTGTGGCTCGTTACTTCAAACAGTTATTGCCAAACTATGGCGTTTTTGATGAAGAGCGTTATTTCGACGCGGGTGATCAAAACTGTGTTATCCCATTCAAGGGTTATAACCTTGGTTTGTTGATTTGTGAAGATTTGTGGTTTGATGCCCCCATTGATGCCTTGAAACAGGCGGGGGCAGAAATCGTCTTGTCGATTAATGCTTCTCCTTATAATCGTGAAAAACCGAATATCCGTAGTACATTAATTAAATCCCACTGCCAGCGTACTCATTTGCCAATTATTTATCTTAATCAGGTGGGGGGGCAAGATCAGCTTATCTTTGATGGTTGTTCTAAGGTCTTTGATGCCAATGGTGAAATAACCCATCGCATGGCGGCATTTGAGGAACAGGTTGAACAATGTCGTTTCAATGAAATGAACATTGAACCTATGGCAAATCCGATCCCTCAATTGCCTCCTTTGGCGCAAATTTATAAGGCGTTAGTGCTTTCTGTACGTGATTATGTGCAAAAGAACGGTTTTAAAGGCGCTTTGCTTGGTTTGTCAGGTGGGATTGATTCAGGGTTGACATTGGCAATTGCTGTGGATGCTTTGGGTAAAGATCACGTGCAGGCGGTCATGATGCCATTCCGCTATACCTCAGAAATAAGTATCCACGATGCCAGAGAACAAGCAGAATTGCTGGGGGTTGAATTTGACGTTGTTTCCATCGAACCCATGTTTGATGCGTTTATGGCACAGCTTGACCCCATGTTTGCGGGAACAGAAAAAGATACGACAGAAGAGAATTTACAGGCACGTTGCCGTGCAGTGATTTTAATGGCAATGTCTAACAAGCGTCGTCGCCTGGTATTGACCACCAGTAACAAAAGTGAATCGGCAGTAGGGTACTCAACCCTGTACGGCGATATGGCGGGTGGCTTTAATGCATTGAAAGATGTTCCTAAAACGATGGTATTTGCATTGGCTAAATATCGTAATACCGTATCTCCGGCAATCCCTCAGCGTGTGATTGATCGCCCACCGTCAGCGGAGTTGGCACCAAATCAACTGGATCAGGACAGCCTCCCTCCCTATGACATTCTGGATGCGATTCTCGAAGGGTATGTTGAAAAAGATAAATCAGTGGCTGATCTGGTATCCGAAGGTTTTGATGAAGCCATTGTACGCAAGGTGATCCGACTGGTTGATATTAATGAATATAAACGTCGCCAGGCACCTATTGGCCCACGCATTACGCCGCGTGATTTTGGTAAAGATCGGCGCTACCCGATTACATCTGGTTTCGGGCGTAACAATTGGTAA
- the hmpA gene encoding NO-inducible flavohemoprotein, which yields MLDSQVIATIKSTIPLIVSTGPKLTAHFYERMFKHNPELKDIFNMSHQINGDQREALFNALCAYAGNIDNLSALLPAVEKIAHKHASLSIQPEHYQIVGKHLLATIDEMFHPGDEVLNAWGEAYNVLANVFINREEEIYQSGESLEGGWRDLRQFRVSRKQPQSDVITSFEFSPVDGGKVMDYKPGQYLAIYVEDPTFDNREIRQYSLTAAPNGTSYQIAVKREPQGKISNHLHDKVQEGDIVMLAAPHGDFFLDVQPDMPVTLISAGVGLTPMMSMLQALHNQHHIGAVNWFHAAEHGGHHAFANKVNEISQSMPNLYAQVWYREPRDIDQKGIHYQHIGLMDLSLVKDAIAVEGMQFYFCGPVAFMQHIAKQLLAMGIDEQHIHYECFGPHKVI from the coding sequence ATGCTAGATAGTCAGGTTATCGCAACCATAAAATCGACCATTCCATTAATTGTTTCCACAGGCCCTAAGCTAACTGCGCATTTTTACGAGCGCATGTTCAAGCATAACCCTGAATTAAAAGATATTTTTAATATGAGTCATCAGATCAACGGTGACCAGCGGGAAGCGCTTTTCAATGCTCTTTGTGCTTATGCTGGCAATATCGATAATCTGTCAGCACTCTTACCTGCCGTAGAAAAAATCGCCCATAAACATGCCAGCCTCAGTATTCAACCTGAGCATTATCAAATTGTAGGTAAGCACCTGCTGGCAACGATTGATGAAATGTTTCATCCTGGTGACGAAGTTCTCAACGCCTGGGGAGAAGCTTACAACGTATTAGCTAATGTCTTTATCAATCGAGAAGAGGAAATTTATCAAAGCGGTGAATCCCTGGAAGGAGGTTGGCGTGATCTACGTCAGTTTCGTGTTAGCCGGAAACAACCACAAAGTGATGTTATCACTAGCTTTGAGTTTTCGCCTGTTGATGGTGGCAAGGTTATGGATTATAAACCAGGGCAATACTTGGCAATCTATGTAGAAGATCCCACATTTGACAACCGTGAAATCCGCCAATATTCACTGACTGCCGCGCCAAACGGAACCAGTTACCAAATTGCCGTCAAGCGTGAACCTCAGGGCAAAATTTCAAACCATCTGCACGATAAGGTACAGGAAGGGGATATTGTGATGCTGGCTGCACCACACGGTGATTTCTTCCTTGATGTGCAACCTGATATGCCAGTTACACTGATTTCTGCCGGAGTTGGTTTGACACCGATGATGAGTATGCTGCAAGCCCTACATAACCAACATCATATTGGCGCAGTAAATTGGTTCCACGCCGCAGAGCATGGCGGCCATCATGCTTTCGCCAATAAGGTGAATGAAATTTCCCAATCTATGCCTAATTTGTATGCACAAGTTTGGTATCGTGAACCCAGAGATATAGATCAGAAAGGCATACATTACCAGCATATTGGGCTGATGGATCTATCGCTCGTGAAGGATGCAATAGCAGTGGAAGGGATGCAATTCTATTTCTGTGGTCCTGTGGCTTTCATGCAACATATCGCCAAGCAATTGCTGGCAATGGGTATTGATGAACAACATATCCATTATGAATGTTTCGGCCCGCATAAAGTCATTTAG